A single Actinomycetota bacterium DNA region contains:
- a CDS encoding sulfurtransferase, translating to MPANPDALVTTEWAVEHLDDPGVVFAEVDEDTTLYATGHIPGAIAFHWKDDFQHPVRRGFLDREGFSKLLSEKGISNDDHVVLYGGNNNWFAAYAYWYFKLYGQENLSLLDGGRKKWEQEDRSLTQDETSRQKTQYEAKEPDFSIRVLRDQVLDEFVGAPAGKGLVDVRSPEEFRGEKLAPDNLPQEWPQVAGHIPGATNISWSKAVDQETGEFLGDDQLRELYEAQGITSDKQVVAYCRIGERSAHSWFVLHELLGYDDVRNYDGSWTEYGSLVDVPVERG from the coding sequence GTGCCAGCCAACCCCGATGCGCTCGTCACCACCGAGTGGGCCGTGGAGCATCTCGATGATCCCGGCGTGGTCTTCGCCGAGGTGGACGAGGACACGACCCTCTACGCCACGGGCCACATCCCCGGGGCGATCGCCTTCCACTGGAAGGACGACTTCCAACACCCGGTGCGGCGCGGGTTCCTGGACCGGGAGGGCTTCTCGAAGCTGCTGTCGGAGAAGGGCATCAGCAACGACGACCACGTCGTGCTGTACGGCGGGAACAACAACTGGTTCGCGGCGTACGCCTACTGGTACTTCAAGCTCTACGGTCAGGAGAATCTGAGCCTGCTCGACGGCGGCCGCAAGAAGTGGGAGCAGGAGGATCGCTCCCTGACCCAGGACGAGACCAGCCGCCAGAAGACCCAGTACGAGGCCAAAGAGCCCGACTTCTCGATCCGGGTGTTGCGCGACCAGGTCCTGGACGAGTTCGTCGGAGCCCCCGCCGGGAAGGGCCTGGTGGACGTGCGCTCGCCGGAGGAGTTCCGCGGCGAGAAGCTCGCGCCCGACAACCTCCCGCAGGAGTGGCCACAGGTCGCCGGCCACATCCCCGGCGCCACGAACATCTCCTGGAGCAAGGCCGTCGACCAGGAGACCGGGGAGTTCCTGGGCGACGACCAGCTGCGGGAGCTGTACGAGGCCCAGGGGATCACCTCCGACAAGCAGGTCGTGGCGTACTGCCGGATCGGTGAACGGAGCGCTCACAGCTGGTTCGTCTTGCACGAACTGCTCGGGTACGACGACGTGCGCAACTACGATGGTTCATGGACCGAGTACGGGTCCCTGGTGGACGTGCCGGTCGAGCGCGGCTGA
- a CDS encoding sigma-70 family RNA polymerase sigma factor, translated as MPLGDRFDTVLAAARAGADWAWTELYHDLAPVILGYLRSRGAHSPEDVASEVFLQVVRDLHRFDGDESRFRSWVFTIAHHRLIDAGRHRRRRPSDPVTDEALERALPPSEGQEGLERVAEGELLEVLNDLTEDQRAVLLLRLFADLSIDDVAEVLGKRPGAVKALQHRAIGTLRRRLQHHPYPAGPLERSPER; from the coding sequence GTGCCGCTCGGCGACCGGTTCGACACGGTCCTCGCCGCGGCACGGGCGGGGGCCGACTGGGCGTGGACGGAGTTGTACCACGACCTGGCGCCGGTGATCCTCGGCTACCTCCGTAGCCGCGGCGCGCACAGCCCCGAGGACGTCGCCAGCGAGGTCTTCCTGCAGGTGGTCCGCGACCTGCACCGCTTCGACGGGGACGAGAGCCGGTTCCGGTCCTGGGTGTTCACGATCGCTCACCACCGCCTGATCGATGCTGGACGCCACCGGCGTCGACGGCCGTCCGACCCGGTCACCGACGAGGCGCTCGAGCGGGCGCTGCCCCCCAGCGAGGGGCAAGAGGGCCTGGAACGCGTTGCCGAAGGCGAGTTGCTGGAGGTCCTCAACGACCTGACCGAGGATCAGCGGGCCGTCCTGCTGCTTCGGCTCTTCGCCGACCTGAGCATCGACGACGTGGCCGAGGTGCTGGGGAAACGTCCCGGCGCGGTGAAGGCGCTGCAACACCGCGCGATCGGGACGCTGCGCCGCCGGCTGCAGCATCACCCGTATCCTGCCGGGCCGCTGGAACGCTCACCGGAACGATGA
- the ligD gene encoding non-homologous end-joining DNA ligase produces the protein MAQRTVVSVGGRQLSLSNLDKVLYPSSGTTKAAVIDYYVRVGPAMLRHLAGRPITLKRFPDGVAGGFFYEKNCPEHRPPWVPTVTVTTTGSGRWGRSSSGATTIEFCLIQDLPALVWVANLAALELHPYLHRADAVDRPTLVVFDLDPGAPAGIVDCGRVALRLRELFAGLGLECVAKTSGGKGLQVYVPLNTPVTYDRTTPFAKAVAQLLERQTPDRVTSNMNKAVRGGKVFVDWSQNSTHKTTVGAYSLRARERPTVSTPLRWDEIAEAVDADEPARLVFELGDVVERVERHGELFAAAEERHQELPSLGP, from the coding sequence GTGGCCCAGCGCACCGTCGTCTCGGTCGGTGGCCGGCAGCTGTCGCTGTCGAACCTCGACAAGGTGCTGTACCCGTCGTCGGGGACGACCAAGGCCGCCGTGATCGACTACTACGTCCGGGTGGGACCGGCGATGCTCCGCCACCTCGCGGGGCGGCCGATCACCCTGAAACGGTTCCCTGACGGGGTGGCGGGCGGGTTCTTCTACGAGAAGAACTGCCCGGAGCACCGGCCCCCCTGGGTCCCCACGGTGACGGTCACGACCACCGGTTCGGGGCGCTGGGGTCGTTCGTCGTCGGGGGCGACCACGATCGAGTTCTGCCTGATCCAGGACCTGCCCGCGCTGGTGTGGGTGGCCAACCTGGCGGCCTTGGAGCTGCACCCCTACCTGCACCGGGCCGACGCGGTCGACCGTCCCACCCTGGTGGTGTTCGACCTCGACCCGGGCGCTCCCGCCGGGATCGTCGACTGCGGCCGAGTGGCGCTCCGCCTCCGCGAGCTGTTCGCCGGCCTGGGGTTGGAGTGCGTGGCGAAGACCTCCGGCGGGAAGGGACTGCAGGTCTACGTCCCGCTGAACACCCCGGTGACCTACGACCGGACCACGCCGTTCGCGAAGGCGGTGGCGCAGCTGCTCGAGCGCCAGACCCCCGACCGGGTCACGTCCAACATGAACAAGGCCGTGCGTGGCGGGAAGGTCTTCGTCGACTGGAGCCAGAACAGTACGCACAAGACCACGGTCGGGGCGTACTCGCTGCGGGCCCGGGAGCGTCCCACCGTCTCGACGCCGCTGCGCTGGGACGAGATCGCCGAGGCCGTCGACGCTGACGAGCCTGCCCGGCTGGTGTTCGAGCTCGGTGACGTGGTGGAGCGTGTCGAGCGCCACGGCGAGCTCTTCGCCGCAGCCGAGGAGCGCCACCAAGAGCTGCCGTCGCTGGGCCCATGA
- a CDS encoding Ku protein, whose product MARAIWSGSVSFGLVNVPVKLFSAVSSKAVSFHQLSRQDRARIRQKRVSSTTGDEVAYENIVKGYELAPGQYVVVTPEELEGLDPEASRTIDIEDFVDLDRIDPIYFDRPYYLAPSGQGAAKPYRLLVEAMGATNKVAIATFVMRTKQYLAALRAKDGVLLLSTMHYADEIVPVEQIDGVPATDVEVRERELAMATQLVESLSTVFDPDKYQDEYRMRVLELIERKAAGEDVVVPSAVAEPSQVVDLMSALEDSLEAARQRQQAG is encoded by the coding sequence ATGGCTAGAGCCATCTGGAGCGGGTCGGTCAGCTTCGGGCTGGTCAACGTTCCCGTGAAGCTGTTCTCGGCGGTGTCGTCGAAGGCGGTGAGCTTTCACCAGCTCAGCCGCCAGGACCGCGCCCGCATCCGCCAGAAGCGGGTGTCGAGCACCACCGGGGACGAGGTCGCCTACGAGAACATCGTCAAGGGCTACGAGCTTGCACCCGGCCAGTACGTCGTGGTCACGCCCGAGGAGCTCGAGGGGCTCGACCCCGAGGCGAGCCGAACCATCGACATCGAGGACTTCGTCGACCTCGACCGCATCGACCCGATCTACTTCGACCGTCCCTACTACCTCGCCCCGTCGGGGCAGGGCGCGGCCAAGCCCTACCGGCTCCTGGTCGAGGCGATGGGCGCGACCAACAAAGTCGCGATCGCGACGTTCGTCATGCGCACCAAGCAGTACCTGGCGGCGCTGCGGGCCAAGGACGGGGTGTTGCTGCTGTCGACGATGCACTACGCCGACGAGATCGTGCCGGTGGAGCAGATCGACGGCGTGCCGGCGACCGACGTCGAGGTCCGCGAACGTGAGCTGGCCATGGCCACGCAGCTGGTGGAGTCGCTGAGCACCGTCTTCGACCCGGACAAGTACCAGGACGAGTACCGCATGCGGGTGCTGGAGCTGATCGAGCGCAAGGCCGCCGGTGAGGACGTCGTCGTGCCGTCGGCGGTGGCCGAGCCGTCGCAGGTGGTCGACCTGATGTCCGCCCTGGAGGACAGCCTGGAGGCTGCCAGGCAACGCCAGCAGGCTGGCTAG
- a CDS encoding VOC family protein yields the protein MQVLQSRVLLRPSDLDRSIEFYEHQLGLVRYRDWGQPPNRGVVYFLGGGYLELTEGGGGPPPGPCVRLWLQVADARSACDQLAARGVTIDAEPEPKPWGLIESLVHDPDGLPIVVVETPVTHPLRRRQ from the coding sequence GTGCAGGTGCTCCAGTCACGCGTGTTGTTGCGTCCGTCCGATCTGGACCGCTCGATCGAGTTCTACGAACACCAGCTCGGTCTGGTGCGTTACCGCGACTGGGGACAGCCACCCAACCGCGGCGTGGTGTACTTCCTCGGCGGTGGCTACCTCGAGCTGACCGAAGGAGGCGGCGGTCCCCCCCCGGGGCCGTGCGTGCGGTTGTGGCTGCAGGTGGCCGACGCCCGGTCGGCGTGCGACCAGCTGGCGGCCCGTGGCGTGACGATCGACGCCGAACCCGAGCCCAAGCCATGGGGCCTGATCGAGAGCCTCGTGCACGACCCCGACGGGCTCCCGATCGTGGTGGTCGAGACTCCCGTCACCCACCCACTGCGGCGACGCCAGTGA
- a CDS encoding ABC transporter substrate-binding protein: MEARHSPPSRTWFCLAVALAMLATACGPRGVDGGPSPATDATGQVDRPQRDPIKLGMATTLSGATALFSDANRKGAQLAVDELNRAGGVLGRAVQLIIEDDEGQPDVAADVARELIDAQGVSALLGPVSSAVAMAVTDVAEEEQVPLILHTSNNEALTVEAFHRYVVSVAPSTGMEARAQAINLSGEDITRWATIAPNYEFGQRQTDTFVETLRDEAAQVQIVAQQWPPVDEPRFEPFITALLSANPEAVYSSLFGSDLVTFTGQAASMRLFEQVLFTALYDTSVLRELGDRYDLSAIRAYSRCPFRIETAQMQDFVTTFEQRYGEVPSDWACTAYDAVTLWADVVEEVGDLDADAFAETVAGFSFASLRGQVEVRVIDHQAAVPSYAADLELDEQRGFYVHTNITEIPAEDIWLPEAEVTQKREAG, from the coding sequence GTGGAGGCACGGCACAGCCCGCCAAGCCGGACGTGGTTCTGCCTCGCGGTGGCGCTGGCGATGCTCGCGACGGCGTGTGGCCCGCGTGGGGTCGATGGTGGTCCATCGCCCGCCACGGACGCGACGGGACAGGTCGATCGACCGCAGCGGGACCCGATCAAGCTGGGCATGGCCACGACCCTGTCCGGCGCGACGGCGCTGTTCAGCGACGCCAACCGGAAGGGCGCCCAGCTCGCCGTTGACGAGCTCAACCGCGCCGGTGGCGTCCTAGGTCGTGCGGTCCAGCTGATCATCGAAGACGACGAGGGTCAGCCGGACGTCGCCGCCGACGTCGCCCGTGAGCTGATCGACGCGCAGGGGGTCAGTGCGCTATTGGGGCCGGTCTCGTCGGCGGTGGCCATGGCGGTCACGGACGTCGCCGAGGAGGAGCAGGTGCCGCTCATCCTCCACACCTCCAACAACGAGGCGCTGACGGTCGAAGCGTTCCACAGGTACGTCGTCTCGGTGGCGCCCAGCACCGGGATGGAGGCGCGCGCCCAGGCCATCAACCTGTCCGGGGAGGACATCACCCGGTGGGCGACCATCGCCCCGAACTACGAGTTCGGCCAACGACAGACGGACACGTTCGTGGAGACGCTGCGCGATGAAGCTGCGCAGGTCCAGATCGTCGCGCAGCAGTGGCCGCCAGTGGACGAGCCACGGTTCGAGCCCTTCATCACCGCGTTGCTGTCAGCCAACCCTGAGGCGGTGTACTCGTCGCTGTTCGGCAGCGACCTGGTGACGTTCACCGGCCAGGCGGCGAGCATGCGGTTGTTCGAGCAGGTGTTGTTCACCGCCCTGTACGACACCAGCGTCCTGCGGGAACTCGGCGACCGCTACGACCTGTCGGCGATCCGGGCCTACTCGCGCTGCCCGTTCAGGATCGAGACCGCGCAGATGCAGGACTTCGTCACGACGTTCGAGCAACGCTACGGGGAGGTGCCCTCCGACTGGGCATGCACCGCCTACGACGCCGTCACGCTGTGGGCGGACGTGGTCGAAGAGGTCGGCGACCTCGACGCCGACGCGTTCGCCGAGACCGTCGCGGGTTTCAGTTTCGCGTCCTTGAGGGGGCAGGTGGAGGTCCGTGTGATCGACCACCAGGCTGCGGTGCCGTCATACGCGGCCGACCTGGAACTCGACGAGCAGCGCGGCTTCTACGTCCACACGAACATCACGGAGATCCCCGCCGAGGACATCTGGCTCCCCGAGGCCGAGGTCACGCAGAAGCGCGAGGCCGGTTGA